Proteins encoded in a region of the Nicotiana tomentosiformis chromosome 9, ASM39032v3, whole genome shotgun sequence genome:
- the LOC138898830 gene encoding uncharacterized protein, translating to MVRDCPRLRRGAPPHTTQASRIHSGLETSHAMVATAVATPPTQPSRGGGRAGRDHPRGRGQARFYTFSGSKKAVASDIVITGMVPICHRDASILFDPGSSYSYVSSYFTPYLDIYDDSLSSPVCVSTSVGDSIIVDHVYQSCLVVIGGIETIVDLLLRNMVEFDVILVMDWLSPYHSILDCHAKTVTLAMLGLPRLEWRGTSDYVPSRVVSFLKSQRMVEKKCDAYLAFVRDVSADTPTIESVPIVRDFPDVFLVDLPGKPPDRDIDFCIDLLPGTQPISIPPYRMALAKWKELNEKLQELLDKGFIWPSVSL from the coding sequence atggtgagggactgccccagactcaggaggggtgcacctccacatactACTCAGGCTTCACGAATTCACTCAGGTCTAGAAACTTCACATGCCATGGTCGCTACtgcagttgccactccacctacacagccaTCTAGGGGTGGGGGACGGGCGGGTAGAGATcaccctagagggagaggccaggccagattctaTACTTTTTCGGGTAGTAAAAAGGCAGTCGCATCAGACATAGTCATCACAGGTATGGTACcaatttgtcatagagatgcatcaatattatttgatccgggatccagttattcatatgtttcatcgtACTTTACTCCATATCTAGATATATATGATGATTCTTTAAGTTCTCCTGTTTGTGTGTCCACGTCtgtaggagattctattattgtcgatcatgtgtatcagtcgtgtttggttgttattgGTGGGATTGAGACCatagttgatctattgttacgtaatatggtagaatttgatgttattttggtcatggactggttgtcgccctatcattctattctagattgtcatgccaagactgtgacattggctatgctggGTTTACCACGGTTGGAATGGAGGGGTACTtcggattatgttcctagtagggttgtgtcatttctaaagtctcagcggatggttgagaagaagtgtgatgcatatctagcctttgtgagagatgtcagtgctgatactcctactattgagtcagttccgatagtgagagacttcccagacGTATTTCTAGTAGATCTTCCGGGCaagccacccgatagagatattgatttttgcattgacttgttgccaggcactcagcctatttctattccaccatatcgtatggccctagcGAAGTGGAAGGAGTTAAATGagaagttgcaagagttgcttgataagggtttcatttggcccagtgtgtcGCTTTAG
- the LOC138898831 gene encoding uncharacterized protein has product MCQISQALNTRPKGELPSDKVVNPKGGNNMGHAMAVITRNRRGVNAPTSNEKQLVDDNQVIQEEEIPQNDVQVHDDIRIDIDNSVEETREEVNPSREHVIDRSDPVVQKDKEPLPKPLPPYLQRLDKQNGENKFKNFIQMMKFLTINVPLVEALEQMPGNAKFMKDLMTKKRSMNFETIKVTHQVSSIVNSMDPKFEDHGAFTIPYTIESVDFAKALYDLRESINLMPYSMFKTLWIGKPIPTSMRLQMDDLTMKRPL; this is encoded by the coding sequence ATgtgtcaaatttctcaagctctTAATACTCGTCCTAAGGGTGAATTACCAAGTGATAAGGTAGTcaacccaaagggtggtaacaatatGGGGCATGCTATGGCGGTTATCACAAGAAATAGAAGAGGTGTAAATGCACCAACCTCAAATGaaaagcaacttgtggatgataaCCAAGTGATCCAAGAGGAGGAAATCCCACAAAATGATGTTCAAGTACATGATGAcattcggattgatattgataataGTGTGGAGGAGACCCGAGAagaggtgaacccatctagggaacacGTCATTGACAGATCGGATCCGGTGGTGCAAAAAGACAAggaaccattgcctaagcctctacCTCCATACCTTCAAAGGCTTGataagcaaaatggtgagaataaATTTAAGAatttcattcaaatgatgaaattcctcactatcaatgtgccattggtggaagctttggaacaaatgcccggtaatgccaagtttatgaaagatcttatgaccaagaagaggtcgatgaactTTGAAACAatcaaggtcactcatcaagtgagttcAATTGTTAATTCCATGGATCCTAAGTTCGAGGATCacggtgctttcacaattccttaTACTATTGAAAGTGTCgattttgctaaagctctttatgATCTTAGGGAGAGTATCAATTTAATGCCgtattcgatgttcaaaactttgTGGATTGGGAAACCAatacccacatctatgaggttgcaaatggacGATCTcacaatgaagagaccgttgtga